The genomic DNA GGTAAATAGATTAGACCTTAGGGTTTACTATCTTGAATCCCGCCGATGCCAGACATTTAGGCAGTATGCCCAGGATAAGGCACACATATGCTTTCCAACGTTTCCAATCATATGTAAGCGACTTAAGCAAGTATAGCCTACTTGCTTTTCGCTCCCCCAGCCTCAAGTATAGCGTTCCGATACGGTAATAAGAGGCCGCGAGTTCAATTGGATATCGTTCGAAAAGAGAACGATGTTTCTCAGTAATTCGAATAAGCCCATTGACTATTCTTGAAAATTGCCATGTTGTCTGACCTGAATGACGGTGATAGACGAATAAACAATCTCTGATCAAATCGAATTGGCATACCTTTGCCAATGAAATCCACAGGTCCCAATCCTCTACCTGGTCTTCCATGAAACCACCGACCTTTTAAATATAATCTCTTTTAATATTTGCACTGCCCATAGCCACGAAATTGTTTGATAGAATTTGGCCGAGCACATTCCCTCTTATTGAAGCAGGATGGCATATCTCCGCGCCGTCCTCCAAGACATCAATCTGACCACAATAGACGACGCCGATATCGTTACTTGCTTGTTTGAACAATTCCATTTGCTGCTCGATTTTTTTTGGCAATAATTCATCGTCATCGTCGAGGAATGACAAATAATCAGCAGTCGTCAGTTTTGCTCCCAAATCGCGGGCAATAGATACATTGCTCTTCCTTCCTGCTTGAAGGAATACTAGCCTATTGTCATTAAGCTCATGAACCAATGCCTCAATATCCGAGTCTGAACCACCATCCACGACAATTATCTCGATGTTCTTGTAAGTTTGCGATGCCGCGCTTTTTATCGCTCGTTTCAATAAGGTTGGCCTATTATACGAAGTAATAACGACTGCAACCTTAGCGTAAGCAATATCTGACATGATTCAATCCACCAAAGTCAAAGACCAATTAATAAATGGGGAGATTCCCTATTTTGATTTTCTTTTTGACACAGCCGAATTAGAAATAGAGGAGCTTAGGTATGGAGCGGTCTGCCCTCGAACGTGCAAGTGAAGCGGAGTCTGGCCAACTCCGCTTATCACGGCGAAGCGTGCCTGGCCGCCGCCAGGCAGCATGGAGCGACGCCGCTCCATGGCATCAAGAAGAACGCTCGTCATTTCGCGAAACCGGAGACAATGTATCAGAAGATGGCCTCGTTCTGGCAGCACTGGCCGAATCGTGCTGCCGAACTGTACGGCAAGCGCAATCATGCTGAGACGACCTTCAGCATGATTGGAGCGCTGCTCGGATATCCTCTTCGATGTCGGTCGGAAAACGGGTCGAAGAAATGAGGTTCGGTCTAAGATCGCTCTGTTCGATCTAATTCAGCTGGCTATGCGAGTGGAGTTCTGGTCCTGAGAGTTTTGCAACAGGGCCAACAAAGCCTGATTCCATTGCAATGGGATAGGTAGTTCTTATTGTTTCAATGACCCCCCAACTGTATGAATCCGATATTGTATCAATCCAAATTCCCGTTGCAAAGTCAAAGAAATCCGAATTGGCGGATATCCTGGACGACCCTATCTACGGCCCGTTCAAGGTCCTTGTAATTCTTTGCCCCCGTCATTACCATCTTCCCGGAGTTGAACAGGAGACAGACAACATTAGGATCTCTCAATCTATAGACAAGGCCTGGAAATTGTTCTGGCTCATACTCTGTGTCTTCAAGACCCAAAGATACTTTTAGATTTGTTAGATTCAAGGCGCAACCGACATCGTATACCGCAACCAGATTTTGTACGATGATTTCGGGATCAGAATCGACAGGGATGCCTAACTTGTTTAAAAGAATAGCGAATCTTCGTATTGCTCTTCGGACTTCTTCCAGACTTTTACCACCGACGCAATTAGCCTTCCCGCTTCCGAAAAGGAGAATTACAGTCTTCAGGTCGCTGAGTCGGTAAATGAGGCCAGGGAATCGTTCAGGGTCGTATTCTGATCCTGTAAGTTTCTCGGCGACCGTGCATAAATCAAGTTCTTTCGCAAATTGCGTCGAAGCCACAATATTTACTACTCGTGGTCTGGTTTCGATTGCATTCATGATATTCCAAGAGAATACCTATTGACGGTACGAAGAAATAGCTATGTGAAGCGTGTTGCATTAATGCCAGTGAAAGGAGGGTGCGGCATTCGCCTTATCGCCTGGGATGGCGATAAGGCATTTGGGATAACGAAGGCTTTGCACCTAAATCCCGTTTGGCACTCCACTTTAGGTGCAGGGCGCGGAGTTTAGCAAGAAGGCGAGGAAGCTCTCGTCGGGGTTCCTGCTACTGGCTATCATGAGGGTATGAACTCGAAGGTATTACTGCTAAGAGGTTCATCCCCGCGACTTTAGGTGCAACCTATCCCTTTAGGTGCAAAGCCGCTTGTCTGGCTGCTTAAGCAGGCCCAATTCCTTGCTTAAGTCGTACTCGACCGACTGCTTGCAGCCCGGACACTTGCCCTTGAACACTCCGGTCCCGATGCGCTTCTTAAGGTCGGCCAGGCTTCCATTAAGCGTGTCCCGCTCGGCCTCAAGAGCGTTGTACTTCTTGACCAGGGCGTTGTACTGCCCGACCAGCTCGGCCACTCGCTTTTCCAAGGTCGGAATCTTCGCCAGCTCCTCGGTGATTCCGGCCGGAAGGACGGTCTGTTCAACGATCTTCAGAGGCGGCCGCGCAGCGAGGACGTAGGCCGTCCAGGCGGGCACAGTCATCCCATTTTTCGCCGCTTCTTCGCTGAGCGAGCGGCGCAAGCCCACGGGGATCCAGAACTGCAAACGCACATCCTTTTCCGCCGCACTTTCAGGCCGCGACGGTCGCGCCGCCGCGGCCTCTTCAATCATCGCGGCGACTATTTCGGGGCTCGGCGTTTCATCCAGCTTGAATCTCCTCATGGGACGTCACAGAATCCCCGAAGCGTATAAGACTTCGCGTTCCCGACCCCCACGAGGCGGGAAAGCGGGCTCCCTGCGCTCCCTCAGCCAGTTCCGGGGCGGTTCGTCAGCCTACGGTGGCCACAGGTCTGACAGTGCATCCAGCCAGTGAATTGCCCGTTTCTTCTGCCTTCGGTGTACAACGCGCCCTGCTTGTCCGAGGCACCGCACATCAGACAAGTGGACATCAGCCGGCTCACCTCTTCGTCGTCTATGAAACCATCGTCCCCGAGGACCGCGATTATCTCTACAAGCAGGTCGTAGAGCGCATCGACCTTCACGAAGCTGCCTAGGGCGCCCGAGCCGGCGTCCGATCCTGTGACGTCTCGACTCATGCAGGAAGGGCATCTCCGCCTCCCGTCCGAAGTTCTTTCCTTCCGGGATTTCCAGGCGTGTCCGCATTTCCCGCATTGTAGTTCAATCGACATACCTAGTTAATAACATAGACCTATCAAGTTAATAATAATACTACATAGGCCCTGTTGCAAAACTCTCAGGACCAGAATTCCTTACGCATAGCCAGCTGAATTAGGTCGAACAGAGCGAGCTTGACTCGAACCTCGTTTTTCCGGCCTTTTTTCGAGCGACCTTTCCAATCCATTCACCTTTCTAAGCAACTGGCGATATGGATTGGCCCACATATATAGATTTTGATAACAATATAGATAACAAAGGATAAATATGCTCAAGAGACCGGTTCAGAGTTTAGCAACAGAAGCAACGAGATCGGCGGTCCTGCTGTACCTCCCTTCGGCCCTAGGACGTCTTGCGTAACCGCTTGCGCAAGGCAAGTGCCTGTTCTCCTATGGGATTCCATGCGTTCTGCTGGGAATGATGATTTATAGAGGGATGGAAATCTACATCCCCGTGCGCTTCAAGACCTGGATGATCGAGATCAGAGCCCCGTTCCTCCTATTGCCTGTCATATTGGCGGCGGTCGGGAGCGTCCTTACCATAGATGACGGTCATTTCGATGTCCTGAACTTTACCATATTCACATCTATCCTCGTCCTGCTTCACATCAGTGTCAACACGCTGAACGAATATCTCGACCACAAGACGGAGATCGACATGCATACCAGGCGGACGATGTTCAACGGTGGGAGCGGGATTCTCCAGGCAGGAACGCTCCAGCCACAGGAGGTATTAACCGTCGCCCTCGTTTGTTTCGTGCTCGCCGCGCTGCTGAGCGCCTACCTTATCGTTGCGGTATCCTGGCTCCTCATGCTGATAATCGTCCCAGGGATGCTGTTCGTGCTTTTCTATACGCAGATCTTCGCGAGGAACATGCTTGGAGAGGTCGCAGCCGGTCTTGGTCTCGGATTCCTTCCAGTGATCGGGGCATACCTCGTCCAAATACAGGATTTCCCTCTGTCCCTGATGCTCCTGGCGATCACTTCAGGTATCCTTACATTCAACCTTCTGCTTCTCAATGAGTTCCCTGACGTGGAAGCGGATAAGATCGGCGGAAGGAGGAACCTCGTCATATCACTGGGCAGCAAGAAAGCAGCTTGGCTTTACCTCGCCGGGACGGTCGGTGCTTACGGCATAATCCTTGCTGGAATTGCACTTTCGGTGTTTCCGTTGCTCGCGGCCATCGCCCTCCTCACTCTGCCGTTCGCCTTCAAGGCAGTCCAGGGGGCGTTCGGGGGGGCTGAGCAGACATCGACCTTCCTGCACGCGCAGAAGGCTAATGTCCAAGTCGTGCTGATCACCCAGATATTG from Methanomassiliicoccales archaeon includes the following:
- a CDS encoding glycosyltransferase family A protein — its product is MSDIAYAKVAVVITSYNRPTLLKRAIKSAASQTYKNIEIIVVDGGSDSDIEALVHELNDNRLVFLQAGRKSNVSIARDLGAKLTTADYLSFLDDDDELLPKKIEQQMELFKQASNDIGVVYCGQIDVLEDGAEICHPASIRGNVLGQILSNNFVAMGSANIKRDYI
- a CDS encoding TATA-box-binding protein, whose amino-acid sequence is MNAIETRPRVVNIVASTQFAKELDLCTVAEKLTGSEYDPERFPGLIYRLSDLKTVILLFGSGKANCVGGKSLEEVRRAIRRFAILLNKLGIPVDSDPEIIVQNLVAVYDVGCALNLTNLKVSLGLEDTEYEPEQFPGLVYRLRDPNVVCLLFNSGKMVMTGAKNYKDLERAVDRVVQDIRQFGFL
- a CDS encoding prenyltransferase, which gives rise to MIEIRAPFLLLPVILAAVGSVLTIDDGHFDVLNFTIFTSILVLLHISVNTLNEYLDHKTEIDMHTRRTMFNGGSGILQAGTLQPQEVLTVALVCFVLAALLSAYLIVAVSWLLMLIIVPGMLFVLFYTQIFARNMLGEVAAGLGLGFLPVIGAYLVQIQDFPLSLMLLAITSGILTFNLLLLNEFPDVEADKIGGRRNLVISLGSKKAAWLYLAGTVGAYGIILAGIALSVFPLLAAIALLTLPFAFKAVQGAFGGAEQTSTFLHAQKANVQVVLITQILFVIGFAVALAV